A genome region from Acidobacteriota bacterium includes the following:
- a CDS encoding iron-sulfur cluster assembly accessory protein has protein sequence MSTNRTTEGGAGAHRGLPQAGAPLISLTPRALEKIRSFRSGRTEFAGKAFRVGVDGGGCAGFKYTFAFDEVREDDERVEIEEVLVVCDPVSLPYLRGATVDYVEDLLGAGFVVDNPNVTRSCGCGVSFGV, from the coding sequence ATGAGCACGAACCGAACCACCGAAGGCGGGGCCGGAGCGCACCGGGGGCTGCCGCAGGCGGGCGCGCCCCTGATCTCGCTGACCCCGCGGGCGTTGGAGAAGATCAGGAGCTTCCGGAGCGGCCGGACCGAGTTCGCGGGGAAGGCCTTCCGGGTCGGCGTGGACGGCGGCGGGTGCGCCGGGTTCAAGTACACGTTCGCGTTCGACGAGGTTCGGGAGGACGACGAGCGGGTGGAGATCGAGGAAGTGCTCGTCGTGTGCGATCCGGTCTCTCTGCCGTACCTCCGCGGAGCCACCGTCGACTACGTGGAGGATCTGTTGGGCGCCGGCTTCGTGGTCGACAACCCCAACGTGACCAGATCCTGCGGGTGCGGCGTCTCCTTCGGGGTGTGA
- a CDS encoding beta-ketoacyl-[acyl-carrier-protein] synthase family protein, with amino-acid sequence MPRRRVVITGMGAVSSIGTGLAAIESALREGRSGIRRVPEWGEMGIESQVAGVPEAEPDCPLLTRRVEKNSTSVARMALFAAHEALRGAGLDPLGLRGQRLAVLIGSGSASTLQNFLSCRDLERTGTTRRVTPYTVPRVMGSTAAANVSVALGTTGESWSVSSACSTGAHAIGLGALMIRWGRYDRILAGAAEELDWTRVGAFDAMRALSRGYNDRPEQASRPFDVRRDGFVISGGAGVVVLEELEAARRRGAPILAEVAGYGANSDGHDMVLPDTRGAVNVMREALADAGIAPEEVGYVNAHGTSTPHGDPSEAAAMGEVFGRRQPWLSSTKSITGHAIGAAGALEVIYTVLMMRGGFLAPSRNLDEIDPSCAHLRFVREPDNDIAVTVAMSNSFGFGGTNASLVLRLVEPAGQPPRSAAS; translated from the coding sequence ATGCCGCGCCGACGTGTCGTGATCACGGGGATGGGAGCGGTTTCCTCGATCGGAACCGGCCTGGCCGCGATCGAATCGGCCCTTCGCGAGGGTCGCTCGGGAATCCGCCGCGTTCCGGAATGGGGCGAGATGGGCATCGAGTCGCAGGTCGCCGGTGTCCCGGAGGCCGAGCCCGACTGCCCCCTCCTGACCCGGCGGGTCGAGAAGAACTCGACCAGCGTGGCGCGCATGGCCCTCTTCGCCGCCCACGAGGCACTCCGCGGAGCCGGCCTCGACCCCCTCGGACTGCGCGGGCAGCGGCTGGCGGTGCTCATCGGCTCGGGGTCGGCCTCGACCCTGCAGAACTTCCTGTCGTGCCGCGACCTCGAGCGGACGGGAACCACACGGCGGGTCACGCCCTACACGGTGCCGCGAGTGATGGGATCGACCGCGGCGGCCAACGTCAGCGTGGCGCTGGGGACGACCGGAGAGAGCTGGTCGGTGTCCTCCGCCTGCTCGACGGGCGCCCACGCGATCGGGCTCGGTGCGCTCATGATCCGCTGGGGACGCTACGACCGGATCCTCGCCGGCGCGGCCGAGGAGCTCGACTGGACGCGGGTCGGCGCGTTCGACGCCATGCGCGCCCTCTCCCGCGGCTACAACGATCGCCCGGAGCAGGCCTCCCGCCCGTTCGACGTGCGCCGGGACGGGTTCGTGATCAGCGGGGGCGCCGGTGTCGTCGTGCTGGAGGAGCTCGAGGCGGCACGCCGGCGCGGCGCGCCGATTCTCGCCGAGGTTGCCGGGTACGGCGCCAATTCGGACGGGCATGACATGGTCCTCCCCGACACGAGGGGAGCGGTGAACGTGATGCGCGAGGCGCTGGCCGACGCCGGCATCGCCCCGGAGGAGGTGGGCTACGTCAACGCACACGGCACTTCGACGCCGCACGGCGATCCGTCGGAGGCCGCCGCGATGGGCGAGGTCTTCGGGCGGCGGCAACCGTGGCTCTCCTCGACGAAGTCGATCACCGGCCATGCGATCGGGGCGGCGGGAGCGCTCGAGGTCATCTACACCGTCCTGATGATGCGCGGCGGCTTCCTCGCGCCGTCGCGGAACCTCGACGAGATCGATCCCTCGTGCGCGCACCTTCGCTTCGTGCGCGAACCGGACAACGACATCGCCGTGACGGTGGCGATGTCCAACAGCTTCGGATTCGGCGGGACCAACGCCTCGCTGGTTCTCAGGTTGGTCGAACCGGCGGGTCAGCCCCCGCGCAGCGCCGCTTCGTAA